The Vanessa atalanta chromosome 12, ilVanAtal1.2, whole genome shotgun sequence nucleotide sequence ttctcaaaatttataaaattctgttAGTATTGAGTTAATTATCATTTAGTAAAATTACTTGTGGGCATCTGCTGGATTGCTAAAAGTGACAAACGCATAAGTTGGTACAGGTGTCCTGTTGGGTCCTCTGTCACCCATCCTCAACCAGCAGCTCTTAATAAAACCATATTGAGCAAACACTCCAAATAAATCTGTTCTTGTGGtctaaaaataaagagaaaagttattatagtttaagatcgcaaattatttttgttaataataaataatttctaactaAATCCCCAATCTGAACAAAACAATTAAGATGtcaagttaaatacaattataagtaAGGCTAGGGAAGATGTATAATGGTCATTTTATTGCTCAAAAGCAATTCGACAACCTTTAGTCAAAGGATTATGTTTTGGTAGCAGTTAGGTAGGAAGTATACAcacaagtattaaataaataaatataaaatctctaCTTAAATTTGTAAGACCATAAGGCAAAGatattgtattcaatatatatatatatattgaatattgtaaacattaatAGATATACACAAAAATTGTAAGATACAAACATATAGAATTTGCCACATTTAgcgacatttaaatattaaaaaaatattattgtcattGAGAAAATGTTTCTAAACCTATAACATGTGTTTAAAACCATGTGACAATATGTTTTGTGATAATAAGatgaagaaaacaaaaaatccAAATTTTTACTTACTGTAGGTGGTAAATTCGATACATATAACTTCCTAATAGGTATACCATCTTCAGTATGTGTAGGAACACTTCTTAAGCCGTACGGTGTTACATCAAGATTTGATCCTATTTCAACTAAAaccaatataacaataaatattttcattgaattaactaataactatttatttctataaataaagaaaaactgcATACATAGTTCTCCATGAACAATGTGAAATAAATCAGGATCGTATATTGCTTCATCTTCGTCGTCAAAAAACATGGCAAAAAGACGGTTTAGTTATGGCagtgtttaatttaaacgattactttacctaaaatataaacttaatctaTAAATCACAAAAATTTAGAGTATATActcaacaaaaaaaatggtaatcGCTATATAATGCAATCAACATACAACGGTCGTGATTTTTATGTCAATGTTGCCAATGTATGGCTATGgtacaaaattatcaaaatattctttattgtctATGCGTGACGTTTCTACACATAGATTCTCGTAACATaagtttaataagtaaattttacaaaatctctaaaatttacttaattacgTACATGAAGagttagatatatataaataaatcaggcTTGGAGCACGCCAATGGGCAATAGTTCGATAATTTTGTCCCGAATTCAGATCGCAAAACCACATTAAAAGATCTATTTCTTTtacattattcttttttattcaaacttttcgttaaaaatatttataattaatgattataaaaataatattcatagacgtttattaattttatttttattttaaacattagttATATTAATGTGAATGAAATATATGCGCCTAGattataaatgtactttattacTAACACACAAACACGTTGCCAGATAGTCGAAATATAAATGGATAGAAGGCGGTAAGAtcgattttatcaaattcaaaacgaaatatttatgtaagatGAACGATAACACCTATTTCTTTTTGGGCTTAAAAAATTGCGAATTACACAGGCTAACTAAAAATCCGTTTTCCCACCGTAAAACTTTTAAAGAAACtaacaaaattatgtaatatttattgaaaattcacTTCCGGTGAAGTTAGCATTAATTAAATAGTGACTTCAAAGTTACTTATTTCACTTATGTGATAGGGAAGGGTAATTTTCCTTGGTATCAATCGATACAGGAACTCTtactctattatttattttaaatgcagaCAAAActgtttaactttataaatgttatacataGCCGTAATAAAACGGTCTcagtaaaattaacaatttgtagATTTGTAAAGTTCATGAtcgttaataaaaatcattaaatatattaggaaGCTTTAACTTCGACATACTgacatcaaattttattttaacaattacgtAACTGTAATACAAATACTAAATTcgtatttgtatttcaaatacaaGTTACTCTACCCAGCTCTGGTTATACGCCGGTAGCAAGTTGGGTGATCTGGATGTTGAAGACccacatttaatttattcgctAACTAAAGAAGAATCGTGGAATTATTATAGAAGAATATTTTTGCTACTATTAAagtagcaaaaatatttaatgttaaagttaaatacaatattgaatttttcttCTTCAAAAATTAAATGCGTGTACCCTAACACCTGGCTCACCCTTTTACCTGAGAACAAAGCCGCCGGCGAAATctagttttaaaacaaagttagTTGTTAGCTAGTATAATACCCGGCACGAATCTTGACTCTGCgcagtaacaaaaaatagataTCGTTTGAGGTGCGGTCTGAGGCGAGGAGCGCGTTACTATAGCAAACAAGGCCGCCATTACTAGTAACCATAGCAACGGGTGGATGCGTGGCCCCGCGCAGTGCCACCGCGTCTCCCGTCGCCCGCGCATGTTCCTGTGTTGTCTTAGTGTACGCTCATtaacataagttattattatataacggttttattgtgtaaaattgtgtttgattattaactttgtttttgtattgttgattttgtgggttgtttcttttgttattatagtaagATTTTAACGAAGTATACTAAAAtgccaagaaaaaataatatagttctaAAAAGACAAGCTCGGAAAATGATTTACGATgtttactgttttttaaaaaacgaagctAATGGCAGAAGTGATACTCAAATTAAAGAGAGAACAGCTGAAGCAACAAAAACCTCTCTATGCACTGTTCGGAGAATCGTAAAAGAAGCTGAGCAGTCAGAATTTCTCACAGTATTCCGGACGCCTGGAAAAAAACATGCTAGATCGAAACCTGTAACTGGTATAGACAATTTCGATCAAGGAGTTATCAAAAGATgcattcataattttcatttaacaaataatgaaatcccAACAGTTACGAAACTTCTGACAAAACTGCGATCGgatataaattatcaaggaTCTGAACGGAGTCTTCGACGCATCTTAAAGGATCTAGGCTTTAAATGGAAAGCAacagaaaataatagaaaagttcTTATTGAGAAAACCAGTATAAGATTACAGcgaatcaaatatttagaaGCAATACAAAAGTACAGACATGAAGGAAGGCCCATAATTTATACTGACGAATCGTATGTCCACGCTTCGCACACAAGTTCCAAGGCGTGGACGGACGgttcaaaaaaaggtttaaaaaaaccgATATCCAAAGGTCAACGGGTAGTTATGGTACATGCAGGGTCTGAAGCCGGTTTTATACCAAatggtttattaatgtttaaatccgGAGCCAAAACGGGCGACTATCACGACgacatgaattatgaaaattattccaaATGGTTAACTTCACAATTAATACCAAACCTACCACCGAGATCCGTCGTGGTAGTAGACAATGCATCCTAccataatacacaatataatttggCCCCAAATTCAAACTCCAAGAAATGCGACATGCAAGCCTGGCTGACTGAAAAAGGAATTTCGTTTGATCCAACAATGTACAAGCCACAGTTGTACGAactaataaaaacgaacaaagaaaatttaaaaaattataatatcgatagatTATTAGCACAACACAATCATAGTGTCCTTCGCTTGCCGCCCTATCATCCGGATCTGAACCCCATTGAAATGGCGTGGGCCGCAATCAAAGGTTACGTTAGCAGCAAAAACGTAGCGTGGAACGTCACACGCGTTATGGAACTGGTGAAACAGAAGGTAGATGCTATGGGATCAAGTGAATGGCAAAAGTTATGTTCAAAAGTAAGGTCTATTGAAGACGACTATTGCAAAAGCGACCATGTAGTGGACCAGTTGACAGACCAACTTGTTATTCAAGTGGGAGATTCAGATAGCAGCAGTAGTAGCGATTGGGAAGTCTTTGATGATGACGAACCCGGTCCGAGCACCAGTACCAACCCCAGTACCAATCCAAGAACTTCGACTTCATTTGCTGATTTTGAGGGTTTCACACCGTTGAGTgatagtgattaatttattttctaataatatttctaaattttatttttatttctttttatttatttattgatacaataattactaaatatacaataattaacccGTTGTGTTTTATTACGTACCTaccctttaatatattaaatatttattttaagctttttagaTAGTACGTGATTTTCGCAAGGACTGTACCTGCGCAGAGGACGCCATGTTAGGTCAAGTTTCGTGCCGGGTAGTATATAAGTGTATTATCTATAGTTGCTTTGTATAGTTGTTAGTTACTTATTGTCTTTGGTACATCGCTCGAAAAAGTTAAGAAATAaactatcaaaaaatattttggattaCACTTTGAAGCACTCTtaacaaacaattaatttagctaaaaaaaataattcagaatGATTTCCCCTCGCCAGAGTCGCAagctttttattgttttcaattttcatttgtGACTTCTGTCAACTCAACTCAACTTTAATCAGTACTCGCaactatatacaaaaacatatagtaacagtatatatagtatatacttaGTACTACTTTGGAGTTTGGGCACTAGCTAGTATAAACTATAAGTGTATTATCTATCTTGGGCACTTACAGTCTCACACCCAGACAGATGAGTAgtaaacagataatatatttttcataaaaacttcaatctttaacatacataaatttaaatttaatcttaccTGTCTTAGGTTAAAATGATGTAGAAAATTTCTAGCCAATATgagtgatattaaaaaaaggaacaaaatcaatatcaaaagtGAAAACGTGAAAAAAGTCGATGAAAAATCGGCTGCAAAAgtgtaattaacaatttttttaatgttttgtaaacatatatttgtatttttaagcataattattatagtgcatcgttttatatttttcagatcCGTTAATAAAGGTTTACCTCTTAGAGTTCTCTCTCGATCagttgtaattttttctttgcttattgttgtttattattcGTCTAAGAACAATGTTCAAACATTTGCAAAACAAGCTGAATTACTACCAGGAAAAGGTCAAATTATTGAATGTTCCTccgattatttaaaagatatagaCAAGTATGAAGGCTGTGCT carries:
- the LOC125067923 gene encoding uncharacterized protein LOC125067923, which codes for MVHAGSEAGFIPNGLLMFKSGAKTGDYHDDMNYENYSKWLTSQLIPNLPPRSVVVVDNASYHNTQYNLAPNSNSKKCDMQAWLTEKGISFDPTMYKPQLYELIKTNKENLKNYNIDRLLAQHNHSVLRLPPYHPDLNPIEMAWAAIKGYVSSKNVAWNVTRVMELVKQKVDAMGSSEWQKLCSKVRSIEDDYCKSDHVVDQLTDQLVIQVGDSDSSSSSDWEVFDDDEPGPSTSTNPSTNPRTSTSFADFEGFTPLSDSD